AATGAAACCGCACTGTATTCAATCCAAAACTAGAATGGAACTGCAAAAAGGAGCATGCAACATAAGATAAAAGCACGAAAGAGACAACAGAATCATTTCAATGTGTCAAACCTAAAAAATGAACCATAATTAAACTAATTTTATGCTATTGAAGATAAATTTCAAATACTAATATACCAATGTTTTAATTAACCtaataaacaaaaacaaatagACAAACCAAAAAGCCGTGAACAACAGAATAGAAAACCTAAAATTGCAAAATTAAAACATACGGccaaaatacaaacaattaaacATGCAGAAGAGTAACAAaagataaaacaaacaaaaaaagagaaagaaatttaCCTAAGCTTTTTTTAACACTAGAGCAGTTATGAACTCGTTCAAACTTCAAAAAGGGGGGGAGGGGGATATGAACTTGTTCATCCATCAATGGACTGTTCTTTTTCAAGAATAGTCGGCTAATAGGCGTTTTGGGTTCATATAACCCGTCCTTAACCAAAAATCGAAAAGGGAAAATTGAGGTTTTTAGAATCTCAAATTCAGGATTCAAAAAGATTAGGGCTGATTCGAAAGGAACTATAGGGatatttggggagaaaaggagaaGGTGATTACAGGGTGTAATTTTGGTGGGGTTTGGTGCCCCGGAATCGCCGTGAGGAGATTTTCGGTCGGTGGTTAATGGTGGAGGCGGCGAAGGCATAAGGGGGCGactggtctctagggtttgggtgagaCTGAATGAAGGGGGTTCgaatgggggggggggttgaaggGTTTCAAACATATGTATATGAAACCAAGACCAGTTCCCAGCCGTTGGATCACACGAGATCAACGACTAGGATTCAATAGGGCAGAAACAGGGTCATTTGGCTTAGTGGGGAGGGCTGGACCGGGTAAAGGGTATTGGGCCTGGGTTTGGGGCGGATTTGGGCATGACATCAACCCAATTTCAAAGGTAAATTAAGCGCTTTTTTcaattcctttttttctttttgttttcttttctttctttaattaattaaaaacctaaattaaattcctaaattaatttaaattataaaattaagctaattatctaactataatatttacaaaaattagttgatcataaattaaaaaagaaaaattaataattcaaaattaaaagctaagaatgtacaaatgagctattttttgtgatttttattttaataaagcaattaattaattaatcctaaaatgtgaacacaaaatctaaatgcagtgcatgatatttttggtatttttcatgattttaataaaagtaaacatgcacaaaaatgcaaacaattaacgaaaaatcctataaaaatggaaaataattgaaaaaaatctattttcttttattttataggagtatttcatatagggcaaaaatcacgtactcacatcTGCCcttctttgttcggaaacacgaagggttttcgagcaaagataaaatgagcaattacgagcgatttttgcccgtttgaaactccatgggaagcatcttttgaaaaagtctgaccgtaccttgcttcaaaggttgcctacatatccttggctataaaggaatcaggtcagtgtagttctggaagttttggtagctggaacTATCGAAAAAccatgatttcactgttgttgctgctgtttctatttgctgagctccttattacaccaaaatcaaaaatgaaaagctaaactagctaagcctatcaactacgagttacaagattcctatctataaaccttctaaagcttgatctcgAGTCTTGACTGGTTCTTCCTGCAGTCTCTGATATGAATCTTGATGCTCATTAGCTGCAAACACTGGTTCGTTCGTCTTTAGCTTTTTGGATCAAGgcaggacatgcaaagcttgtaaCTTCAATcgtatcttgagcagtccgcatcttttctccgcttctgtaCTTGAAgttcacttcttttcttgttctttcttttcttttattctggattgagacttcttcttttggttatcTCGAACCCTGCGTCTTGAGGtataacctgctcagacaccaaaacaaacaaacgaacgaaatatTCCTACCCCAATTTTCACTAGGAAATTtcatgagttattgtaacaaaatctaaactatttctttattgaaaggaATAAAATCGAGATTGTGTATCCCTAAGAAAAATATATTAAGGATTGGAGActctatatctaaaatgaaatctaatggggatcggaggccccaagttgggaagattaccaggttatgctggaaaaatgatcgggttatgccggaaaggtcctcgggttataccGAGGaatgtcatcgggttatgccggaaaaggtcctcggattATACTGGGAagttccacgggttatgctgggagagtcatcaggttatgccggaaaaaagtcctcgggttatgtcggggaggtccacaggttatgccgggaaaatcatcgggttatgcaggaaaaaggtccttgggttatgccagggaggtcaacGGGTTACgccgggaaagtcatcaggttatggtggaaaaaggtcctcgggttatgccgaggaggtccacgggttatgccgggaaagtcatcaggttatgccggaaaaacgtcctcgagttatgccggggaggtccacgggttatgccggaaaagtcatcgggttatgccagaaagttcctcgggttatgccggggaggtccacgggttatgccaggaaagtcatcgggttatgccggaaaaggtccttgggttatgccgaagatcaactagggagtggaaccctatactggaaaagactaccaggttatgctggcagcgACTAGGGGATGGGATCCTATGTTGGGAAGACGTagctagagattggggaccctaggttaccatgattttgaatctttcttcttcttcttcttcttttttacttcacttttcattttatttaggaGAATGAATGAAGAGTTCAAAAGAACTTCCCTTTTCGGGTCAACTTTTGCTGCATAATCGTTTTGGTTTCTGCGTGCCTTGTTTTTATTGCACCTGCTTCGGTAGGGTTGTTTTGGACTACACCTGTTTCCtgtttccaaatcaaagaatattttgtcagtttgaaacagtggttggttttgtggccttgatagTTTCGATCAATTGATCTCGACCCAACTCTTTCGGTGAAAGTCTCCATTGCTTGTTGGCTTTCTGGAAATTGGTTTCATTTATAAACCCTGGGGGACTTGATCTTCCCCAAATTCCACCTAATGATTAACCCATGTGGGTCTTGGCCTTTTccatcttattttgcctttatgggcagttgactttgatttcctttattttcaaATGTTTGGACTCTGGAGCATCGGTCAATATGGCCAAtcgagatcgacttgatgcacttACTGAGGCTGGGTGCATTTCTTCTTGAATTTTAGATTTTTGTCAAACAAAACcatgtaaaaccaatcttgccatctttttTTTTGCATTAGTTTCGGAGGGGAACTAgatcgaaagggattcaaggaaaagtaaacaaCGGACATGATAATGAACTTAAATGAGTAGTGTCCCTTTTGGGGAAAGGAAATAatgacttatctggagtgcatgtagacttcaatagacatgacatgcttcttggactggatacccgatctgcGCAACCATCCAATCTCATAAAAACCCTTCATAATCTATATCtcaaaaccgagaaaccttgctaGGACTCTCATCAGTGCTGATGGTTGTAAGTGATTCCCTTTTTCTATCAGTGGCGCCCTTTGTGGATTTTCAccaactgacctctctcatttctcttctcatcatcgtcttatagtgctctttgtgagttttactaataagactctcattttcaatttctctgctcaccatcgccctacggtgcccgtgttgattttcaccaataagactctctcatttgattTCTCTCAATTAattgtatcagatccaaataACCAACAACCTCCCATTGGGAACTTCTTTACCGATTGATCTAAAGGACTTTGAACAGGATTtagggtaaaaagaatttggattgaattacaactttggaacccttCAGGTGAACcgtcgccgaaccattataacatctgccctagtttcactttttggggaatttggaattttgttttggtgtgactgaaccccaaagagaggctgcctacatatcctttcgaaatcaagtcgaacgtagttcagggaaactttgtttttgattatTTTTCACAAGAATTTTAGGGTTCCAAAGAAggtaatcaaagaaaggtaaccggctcaaagggttagcaaagggttaaagtgtttgggtagcgagaatcaAAGCCTTTGTCATCCAACCAGAGAATCTTGGTATCGCAGAATGGttaaacatagtaccttttgactgtgTCTGCATTGACAGCTGTTTccgggtcatttccttcaatgtctccaaAGTACAACgccccttttggcaacaattttcttataatgtacgGACCCTTCCAGTTTATagtgaactttccttttgcttccttgttATGCGGGAGAATACGTCTCAAAACGAGTTTCCCTACCTCAAAAttcctaggccgcactttcttgttgtaggcacgtgccattctttgttgatacaactgcccgtggcaaactGCGGCCATTTGCTTTTCATCAATTAGGGTAAACTATTCTAAACGGGTTTTGAACCACTCATTatcctcaatctcagcttcaatGATGATTTGGAGAGacggaatttcaacttctgcgggtattacgactttagtgccataaaccaatagatacGGTGTTGCTCCAACTGATGCGCGCACGATTGtgtgatatcccaacaatgcaaatgacaacttttcatgccattgtctagaactttgAATAATTTTCCTAaggatcttcttgatgtttttgtttgctgcttcaacagcaccattagctttgggccgataaggggtagagTTCCGGTGCGTgatcttaaattgttcgcatacctccctTATCAAATGACTGTTCAAGTTTTCAGCATTGTCCGTAATAatagttttaggaataccaaaacaACAAATAATGtgggaatgcacaaaatccaccactgctttcttagtgatggctttgagagtgactgcttcgacccactttgtgaagtagtcaatggcaactaatatgaatctgtgcccatttgaagatTTTGGCTTgattggaccaatgacatccataccccaagcaacgaatggCCACAGTGCTGACATAGGATGTAATTCTGAAGGCagtgcatgaatcaggtcactgtgtacctgacactgatgacactttcggacAAAACTAATGCAATCCTTTTCTATAGTCATCCAGTAAAAACTTGCTCGAAGGATTTTTTTTCAAGGACGTATCCATTCATATGGGGACCACACACTCTTGTGTGCACTTCATTCATGATTCTTTCGGCCTCTTGGGCATCCACAGATCTTagaaggttcagatctggagttcttttgtacaagactTCTCCGCTCAAGAAGAAGCCATTGGCAAGCCTTCTAATGATCCTCTTATGGTCTCCACTAGCTTGCTCGAAATATTCTTTTGTTTTCaagaatcttttgatatcatgataccatggctgaacatctGGTTCTATCTCCACTATATTGCAATAACCATGTatttctcggatttggatttccaatgggtcaatgtggacattgcCTGGATACGGCAACATCGAGGACAAAGTATCTAGTGCAtcggctaactcattgtgaaatcgaggaatgtacctgaactcgacgGATTTGAACCgtttgctaagatcttccacatgttgcctgtatGGAAGAAGCTTGACATcctgagtttcccattcaccttgagcttgtcggataatcaagtccgaatctcccatgattaacaattcttccacatcctgatcgatcgccatgtttatgcccataatgcaggcttcatactcagcagtGTTGTTCGTGCAAAAAAATCAAAGCCGAGCTGTGgccggatagtgctgaccagtgggtgaaatcaaaattgccgcaatcccgacaccttttgcattcatagctccatcgaagaacattttccaagcattggtgtcttctggaattacctcaactgaatttacttcaTCATCCagaaagtaagtactcaaaggctAATATTCATCATCAACAGTTCAACTAAGTGATCCGCCAAAGCTTGAGCTTTCATCGCTGtgtgggtgacatagactatgtcgaacttggtgagcaaaatttgccattttgctaaccttcccgtgggcataggcttttggaagatgtacttcaaaggatccaatctggttatgaggtaggtggtgtaggccaacaagtaatgcctaatCTTCTaagcgacccaagttagggcgcaacaagttctttccaacaaagtgtatttaGCTTCATAACTagtaaacttcttgctcaaatagtatatggcttgttctttcATCCTAGTCACATCGTGCTATCCGAGAacacatccaaaagaattctccaatactgtcaagtacaaaaacaaaggccttcccggctcaggtggaaccaatactgGCGGATtcgacaaatattctttgattttgtgaaaagcttcctgacactcatctgtccatctaATCGCTgcgtctttcttcaacaacttaaagatgggctcacatatGGAAGTCAATTGAGCAATGAAtctactgatgtaattcaacctacccagcagactcataacctctttcttggttctcggaggaggcaaatcccgaatagactttatctttgttggatctagctcAAGGCCCCTCCGATTAACTACAAATCTGTCACACCccgaacctgggggcgagaccggcacttGGTGCCTTACCTGACCCTGCGTACCAAATTGCGACTAAGGAACTTTGAACATGTGATGTCATAAATTGGCCATGGGCCAATTGCAAGAAAActacgaatgctgactaaatattaATCTAAagttgggccgacaaggccgtcgtaattattgcagctgacaaaccaaccaaatatacatacagggTCTACAAGCCAAACATATTGTACCAActaacaggatatgtctacaagcctctactggtgGATACACTGTGATCGAAACAACTTCCCGACCTATTTAtaccatatatacatatatacacaagatgtacataaagctctagacccggcaactccgaaaggcatggagcttaccaatCAAGATAAACTCGAGCAACACTTAATGAAGAGGTCTACCTGCctatctgtctgaacctgcacacatgaaatgcagcgcccccagaaaaggggcgtcagtacgaaataatgtactgagtatgtaaggcaatatactgaaagctgaaactgaactgataatataataactataagtaactggaagtcaaagataatctgaagatatgcttacctgctaacactgactcaattctctcaatatagtaagtaaaatagttgtctggccctataaggctcggtatatatatatatatatctgctctgccgtagtaggcttgctcataggtgctcggccatactagacTATGTATATCGACCAActaggctatatatatatatatatatatatatatatatatatataactgctctatcgtagtaggcttgctcataggtgctcggccatactagactatgtatctcgaccaactaggctcgctcatatgtgctcggccatagtaggatcgtcatataacttaccatctaatcagaggttgcccaataggggcccgCCCATAGATTATAgatcgatggtaatgaaaataatttaacactgtatatataaactctttgctctcttgactggaataagaaaatacttAGTTGAATATGAAGTTCCggtaaggagaatattgtaacttacaaaacaggaaaaatatacgcaatttgcgagactagcaaaatatacgtaaattacgagatataaatttttctttatgcctcgttatcaaacttgtgtaatgacaagatcatgcaaaatgaaggaagagcttagcttTCAAATACCTGGAGTAGgcaaaaatccgtatgatattcttgaaaaaggttgcaccgtactcccttagaatcgcaaaatcccgttgctattacgCAATGTAACTTTGTATGAAAATTTTGCCCAAAATCCATCACTTTGCTTAATTAATTCACGTTTCTTGTGATCATTTAGGAGTCTTAGAAATTGGAATTTGAAGATTTTTCCGTAAGCTCTTTTTTCCACATTTATGCAACTTCCTCTTAGTTTATACATAATAAATCTTGTAAGACACCAATTCTACTACACATGCCACCTAGCATATATAATAAATAGTCATAATATGGGCTTTGCATGTCTGCCACATCATGCTTAAGACTTATCCAAATCATTATTAATTGCCAATTTAATTAACTTGGTAATTTCTCACTAATCCCATAACtaatcaattatccacataattaagaattatctcaaattacttaaaatactattcacttttacCACATTTTATACACCTTgatatcatggtcatgtggtaccttgcatgatactagtccataaataccgggtattatagctcagaTCATATTTTTTTTCTCCAAAATGACaactttcgacgaaactcattttcttcgatttgcttaccctttcACCTTCAAGAATTTACTTATCCCTTGTTTGACATAGCATAACACCTATAATCTCAAAATATTTTCATTCCCGAGcttatgtcgattaacttacgacgaaactttaacgtaaaAAATGCAGGATGCAATATCTCATTTTCGAACTTTCATTAATTGATTTATGCATACTTCCACGCACGTAAATATGGggtataacatcattcccccctttggaacattcgtcctcgaatgttgactaatgcacttatcattctcataacctaTAGCTCTTACGAACACTTTAGTGctcctcttgccatctaggcaactgttctgtgaatgaatctcaaaggccaaggcatttccccccctttaggcctctttctcacaccaggACTGATAGTCGAAATCCTTtcaatctcgtaattgttgctaccttctatcatgcagcatgTACAACTCTAaccttgtatgtgcgcctatgcgactcttctcttttctttcctccagctttagccaatctctaggcttcactttgtgaacatatacaaaattatgtcaagcTGTCCCTCGGGGCGCCATTAGCTTTAAGCCATACTATATCATAATTCTTACATCAACTTATCATTGtagaggtctgctaccaaattccagcATACTCTTattgcttatcccatatgtataagtCTAAGTCCTTTAATTCTTCCTTGTTACTATTTATTTTAAGAATGATGACCTAATTTCAActtatactttgtgacttttgtccatcatTATGATttgcctcaatattgatctacaacaTATCACTGACAATTTGAAACTTCTAACATAAaaccttgccactagggcttacgttgcatcgatgaatatttgaagtgatttccgtaatcgtatttcatagtatctcGATGTGATTCTGTAATCATATTTCATAGTATCTAGATCTAATACCATCTCGTGCCACTTGCAAAATCTCTGCTCCTCCTCCTTTgtttcttcaaatcattattgaatcaaaggcccaaacgtcatcttcTATCTGTCACAATAACACCTACATTTGATTTCCAGGTTACCATTCCATTtattctaaatgctactagtcttagactcctttgagttcatccaggctatactgagccttctataacttagagaacctATCgactctcttgttttcatgggcttaatcccaagaacttatccattctcgtcaccttcttacTCGTACtttctcatccttactcatgtcatAAAACCTCAtcgctttactatactttagcttgcgacctctacgtatctatttatactattcatAACcctccttcaacttgcttgcacccttgatttccttatgttattctagaacatcatgtgagacatcacattgtctctaactctCCTTTACTCTCTTGGATAGATCTCtcggtacctagaaaccataggctggaaggtatgccactgacGACGTTGCTATCATACTTAGATATTGAATCCCCAtgcttctagccttttatctgcaatatggactattcacaaccttttatATTTGAGTATCTCATACATTGTTTAccattgtttaccgtgaaaatggtaacaacaattaaatttgtaaatgggattctaaaaatacgtgatctatttttatgctagttattagagcagttaatgctaagagtatgaagtttaatgaagaAATACAtgctaaaacggggcagtaatcaaaccgagatgCTTGCAACCCGAGCCTCGGACTAgtcgatgaaggacctcgaggtcgatatctggctcgagctcgagctatcggggatgggataacagttgagatatgatcaaacaaggctctttatggccaataccgagcaataaatgaagaacaagtaagaaagtaaTAAATGCCAAAGTGGCCTTgggcgagtaagttagagagaaaagagagagatataTTACTGATATTGTGTAGAGTGTTTAGAGCTCTGCCTTACAGAGTGTTAATGACTCCCCTTTTATAAAAGGGGGGGggagcccaaacttagtacaagatacgttgagtGATAAAGGAAAATGGGATGGGACAACTAACTAGCTACATGATGTCTACTTAGGCCGATGTCGAGCCGCTCAAATAGACTCAATCGACCCCGGATGAATTCTTCGGAAGCTTCCCATGTTCGTCGGGGTTTAGGCTGATGTTATCCATGGCTGGGTATCGACAGATCTTGAGGGAAATGACCGGCTTGAGGTCCCGAGCCTCTGAGGTGGCCTACTGAAACAATTTTGTCAATAAGAAATCGGTCCTCCGATTTCAGGGTGCACAGgtagtctccgcatttcttagagggaagcaataagaaatgattttgacaccccACTTCGCGGGCtgttgtaatcatatgtaaggacccccggAGGGCCGTTGTAAATGAACGtttttatgaatacaaagatatttcctTGCCTCCTGCctttgatacttgttgtatttctttatgtttaCAGAAACTCTGAATGCATGATCCTATCTTGTCGTTGCTAACGCTGAATCTGGACGCGAGTATTCACTCCTGCCTTCGGTTGATGGAAAATGGCCTTGCATAGGGCTTTTCGCGGTTCCTAGCACCGAACCCGTATAAGGCCAATAACCTCAGGCCGTTGGGACCCTAACTTCGCATGAAAGCAAGGATAGTGTTTTCGGGCCTCAAAATGACTTTTGAGGAGAAATTTTCTCGGGGACCCGCGGATAGGGGATGCTGGTGATTTTCTGAAAGCAGCCCCTAAGCGGAGGCTTGCTCGTACTTTGACCATTCTGGACAGCACCCGGAGCCCGATTCGTACGGGTGCCGTAAAAAATGCTTATTTCATCATTGGCTGGTTTCCCTTGACGGAGATCTTTGAGATTGCGTGCCATCCTTGTGTTGGTGTAGACATTGCTGGCTTTCTTGAGCGCCGCCTTACTATGATGGAGGTATTGCCTCGAGGCTGGAGATGGTACTATTAGTTAGCATCTTTGGTTAGCTTTGAATCATCGCCGCTCCTCCAATGTATGATATGAGGCTGTTCCCGCCCTCCCAAGGATTTCCCTATCTCACGCAGCTGCCATTTTCTGCGCCATGTTTCTGGTATCAGCATGCCTGCACGTCTATCTGCCTTTTAGTCTTTCAACTTTGCGACTGCTATGACGGACATGATGGGATTAACCTAACGGGGGGAGAATCTCCCCCTCTAGTTTTGGGGACCATCGGGGATCTACTGATTCCATGGTGCTGGTTGATCACGCCCTTAATTGCTGTTGCCGGGGACGACAAAGACTGGGCATGAACGAGTCGCTCTGCTCGGGTACTGACCATAGATATTATACCTTGGAGTCCATATTATTTGTTTGGAAGATGGAGCAATATTCTTTAGGTGGCGTGCCCTCCACCTTGTCAGCTCCGCCTATGGAGGGGGCGAGC
The Nicotiana sylvestris chromosome 11, ASM39365v2, whole genome shotgun sequence DNA segment above includes these coding regions:
- the LOC138881409 gene encoding uncharacterized protein, with the translated sequence MAIDQDVEELLIMGDSDLIIRQAQGEWETQDVKLLPYRQHVEDLSKRFKSVEFRYIPRFHNELADALDTLSSMLPYPGNVHIDPLEIQIREIHGYCNIVEIEPDVQPWYHDIKRFLKTKEYFEQASGDHKRIIRRLANGFFLSGEVLYKRTPDLNLLRSVDAQEAERIMNEVHTRVHSDLIHALPSELHPMSALWPFVAWGMDVIGPIKPKSSNGHRFILVAIDYFTKWVEAVTLKAITKKAVVDFVHSHIICCFGIPKTIITDNAENLNSHLIREVCEQFKITHRNSTPYRPKANGAVEAANKNIKKILRKIIQSSRQWHEKLSFALLGYHTIVRASVGATPYLLVYGTKVVIPAEVEIPSLQIIIEAEIEDNEWFKTRLE